Genomic segment of Paenibacillus sp. FSL R5-0623:
TGTATGTGAATGAGGTGCATGTGTTATCAGCAGATAATATGTTCCGAGTATGGAAGGCAGATGTAAAGGCTGTATTGAAGGGGAAAGGCAACATTCTCCGAATACGTTTTCGGTCACCAATTCAGGAAGATCTGCCGAAGCTGGAGAAGCTCGGATATGCATTACCGGCATCGAATGATCAGTCCGATGTTGGCGGACTTGGCGACAAGAGAGTAAGTATTTTTGCACGTAAAGCCCCGTATCACTATGGTTGGGACTGGGGTCCGCGTTTTGTAACCAGTGGGATCTGGCGTGAAGCACGTCTTGAAGGTTGGACACAGGTACGAATCAATGATGTGTATATCCAGCAAAATGAAGTAAGCGCTACCTCAGCTTCATTAACTGCTGTTGTGGAAGTCGAGACATCACAAGCGGTAGATACGATTATTCGTATCGGCGCAGATGGACAGAGATGGGAAAGATCCGTATCACTACAACCCGGAACACAGACTGTGGAGATTCCAATCTCCATTGATGAACCAAAACTGTGGTGGAGCCGTGGGCTTGGTGATCCGCATATGTACACTTTCCTTACCGAAGTGCTTCAAGGTGAAAGAGCTGTGGCTGAATCTACAGTGAAGACTGGGCTTCGTTCCATTCGGTTGGTACGTGACAAAGATGAAGCGGGAGCATCCTTTTATTTTGAACTGAATGGTGTTGCGGTCTTTGCCAAAGGGGCCAACCACATTCCGAATGATAGCTTCATCACCGAAATTACTCATGAACGTTATCGCCATGAGATCGTATCCGCAGCCGAGTCCAATATGAATATGCTGCGCGTGTGGGGTGGCGGAATCTATGAGCAGGATGTGTTCTACGAACTGTGTGATGAATACGGAATCCTGGTATGGCAAGACTTCATGTTTGCTTGCAGCATGTATCCAGGAGATGAAGCATTCCTGAACAGTGTGAGACATGAGGCGATTGATAATGTGAAACGTCTGCGTAACCATCCAAGTATTGCACTCTGGTGTGGGAACAACGAGATTGATTCGGCTTGGGCTCACTATGTTGAGAATGGTGGCTGGGGTTGGAAAAAGGAATTTACTGCCGAGCTGCGTGAAAGCATCTGGGCCGATTACGAAGCCATCTTCCATGATCTGCTGCCAGAAGTGGTTGAAGCGTATGCGCCAGGTGTGGATTACTGGCCTTCCTCACCACTGGTATCACTGACAGGGGATGAGACGCAGCATGCGCACCCATCCACAGCTGAAGGGGATATCCACTACTGGGGCGTGTGGCACAATGTAGAACCATTCGAAAACTACAACGTGCATGTGGGTCGTTTCATGAGTGAATACGGATTCCAGTCTTTTCCGGAGTATAAGTCAGTACGCACTTACGCAGAAGAAGAGGATCTGGCTCTGGAGTCGGAAGTCATGCTGGCACATCAGAAGAATGGCGCTGGTAATCGTCTGATCAAACAGTACATGGATATGTACATGCATGAATCGAAGGACTTCCCATCGTTCCTGTATATGAGCCAGGTGCTTCAGGCCGAAGCGATGAAGACAGCGATCGAGGCACACCGTCGCCGCAAACCATTCTGCATGGGCACACTTTACTGGCAAATGAATGATTGCTGGCCGGTGGCTTCATGGGCAGGTATGGACTACCTTGGTCGCTGGAAAGCATTGCAATATTATGCGAAACGCAGCTTCAGCGATGTGTTGGTATCGGTAGATGGAACAAAAGAAGATACAACCGATATATATATCATTTCGGATCAATTACAACCTGTAAAAGGGCAGTTACAGATTCGTTTGCTCGGGTTCGATGGAACGGTGCATCGTAATGAAACACATGACGTGACCTTGGCATCTAATACAGGAGATCAAGTGCTGTCATTACGTAACGCGGAGTGGCTTGAAGGTCATGATACAGCTAACACGCTGCTGCGCCTGGATCTGAAACAGGAAGGTGCGGCGAATATTGTACAGGAACACTATTTTGTACCCTCCAAAGACCTTGCTCTACAACCTGCAAACATCAATGTAAGCGGGGGAGCGGATGAGAACGGCGTTCATCTGGTACTGGAAAGTGATGTGCTTGCTAAACAGGTATGGCTATCTTCGGATGTGGAGGGTGTCTTCTCGGATAACTTCTTCGACCTGATTCCTGGCATTCCGGTGAAGGTGCACTTTACGTCCAGAGAGGGAATGCAGTCTAATGATGTGATATCAAATCCGGGACCGATCGAGGTTCGATCCATGATTGATTTTATTCGTTTGACCTAGAAGACACGGTTGGAGTCTCTCGTAAGAGAGATTTCAACCGTTTTTTTTATTGAAACCTGATCCCATTTATATATCGTAATGGTTTCGTAATACTTCGCTTAGAGAATCGTAAGCTGTCTTGCTTATTGTAATCCATGTAAGAAATAAACCAATGGAGAGTGATAAGAATGATGAAAACAAATAAGAGCAAAAAAGTGATGGTAGCAGCGGTATTGATGATGTCTATGGCCTTTTCTGGATTGGCAAGTGCTGCAGATATGAAAACGATTAAAAAGGATGGCATGGAGCTGGTTCAATTGAGACAGGCAGCCAAAATGTATGATTACAGCATTATGTGGGACAGCAAGGATAGATCTGTAACTTTGATGTATATGGGCAAAATGGACGACATGATGATGGAAGACGACATGATGATGGAAGAAACGATGATGCCTGCGGGAAAAACAATTAAATTGTGGATTGGATCGAAAAAAATCATGGTAGACGGTATGCAAGTTAACTTGAAATCGATGCCTGTCATCCATGAAGGGAATTCGTATGCGGCTGAGTCTGTAATTAAACAATACATGATGCCAGCCATGGGAATGAAGTAATTTAAGGGCTAAGCATCGCCATCACCATATGATATGATTGGCTCAAATGTATTTTCTGGAATATGGGGTGGGTTCGTTTGAATGAATGTGTACTGGTTGCTGATGATGATACAAATATTACGGACGTTTGTCGCAGGTATCTGGAACGGGAAGGTTATCTTGTTGTGACGGCCAAGGACGGTTTGGAGGCTATTGAGCTGTGGCACAGCCAAACGCCAAGCTTGATTGTGCTCGACCTGATGATGCCACATAAGAATGGCTGGGAGGTTTGCAACGAGATTCGGCAAACTGAGGATGTGCCCATTGTAATGCTGACGGCCCGGGGGGAGGAACAGGACCGTCTGATGGGACTCACGATGGGGGCGGATGATTATCTGACCAAACCATTCAGTCCGAGAGAACTTGTTTTGCGTGTAAAGGCAATCCTGCGGAGAATGCGAACTGCGCAGGCATCACCTGTTACAACTTCTGAATATACGATCAATTATGAAGGGCTTACCATTGATTTTACCAAGCGTGAAGTGCACATCAGCGGGCAGGCCATTGAATTGACCGTTACAGAGTTTGAGATGTTGTATTTGCTGGCAAGTCACCCGGGTCAGGTGTTCTCCCGTAATCAGATGTTAAGCAAGATTTGGGATTTTAGCTATGAGGGAGATACAACAACGGTGACTGTACATGTTCGGAGATTACGAGAGAAGATCGAACAGAATCCTTCGGATCCAAAATATATTAAAACAGTTTGGGGTATAGGCTACAAGTTTGCGGGTGGTAGTTCATGAAACTTCGCACATACTTGGTGTTGTCCAGTCTCACAGGCATTGGCGTATTATTAATTTGTTTGTTCATCAGTTATTCCAAAATGCTGCTTACGATCGAACAATTGTATTGGTTATCGGCTATAACGGCAGGGGTAGGCTTGCTTTCGTTTATTCTTCAATATTTGCTGACTAAGCCATTAGAGAAATCAATTGCGCGAATTACACAGCAGACAATACGAATTGCCGAAGGGGATTTCCATACGGAAGTCCCTCTCATCGGTACACAGGAATTTAAGCTCCTGGCACAGCAATTTAATGAAATGAGTTCCAAGCTGAAGGAAAGCTTTGATCATCTGCATCACTCAGAAACCGCCAGACGAGAGTTGATCGCCAATGTATCCCATGATTTACGGACTCCATTGGCATCTATTCAGTCCTTCGTCGAAGCGTTGGAGGATGATGTCATTAAGGATAAAGAAACCTTTCAACGTTACCTGAACACGATACGACTTGAAACAAAGCGTTTGGGAGGGCTTATTCAAGATTTGTTTGAATTATCCAGCCTGGAAGCGCAAGGTGAAGTATTTGACCCTCAGCCTTGTCACGTCGATGAGTTGCTGCTCAGTACGTTGGAGAGTTTTTCATTTCATCTCGCCGAGAAAACGCTGAACGTTGAAATCGATTTGCCCGATAAATTGCCAGCCGCGGTCATGATGCCTGCACAAATGAAGCGGGTCCTTTCCAATTTGCTGCAAAATGCCATTCAATACTCTCCTATTGAAGGAAAAATCATTCTGGCTGCCGAAGAAAAGGGGCCGTTTATACGAATTTCAGTTACGGATGAAGGGGAAGGCATTGAAGCGGAGGAAACTTCGCGTATATTTGAACGTTTTTATCGAATTGACAAATCACGTAGCAAGAGCAATGGGGGGGCCGGGCTTGGCCTTGCTATCGCTCAATCGATTGTGGAACTCCATGGTGGCGAGATCGGGGTTCAGAGTACAAAAGGAGAAGGAAGCTGCTTCTGGTTCACACTTCCGATCTACGTCAGTTGTTAACCTTGGTTTGTCATGCGTAGTATATATTCAGGTGGTGAATGACTTGACCAGTGATTTGGTTTTCCTTTTCGGCGTTTTTGGTGCAGGATTGTTATCGTTTTTTGCGCCATGTATTCTGCCGCTGATCCCGGTATATGTGTCTTATCTGTCCGGAAGCATGGTCAACGGTACGAATCAGCAGCAGTCCGACACCAATGCGGTTCAGTTGCGGTCTACACTTGTTTTGCGGACATTTTTATTTGTTCTTGGGCTGTCCCTGGTATTTGTATTACTTGGTTTTGGTTCCGGTATCGTTGGTAATATGATCTCGAGTCCTGTGTTTATTGCCATCTGCGGAGCCATCGTGGTGCTTTTTGGGATTTATCAAACCGGGTTGATCCGACTATCCTGGCTGGAACGGGAGAGAAAGCTGTCGAGTGATCAAACCAAACGGGGAGGGTATGTCGGTGCGTTCCTGTTGGGTCTGACGTTTAGTTTTGGCTGGACGCCTTGTATCGGGCCAGTGCTGGCGGCCATTCTTGGTATCGCGGCAGGTGAAGGCTCTCCACTGTATGGCGGGTTTCTCATGTTCCTGTATACCCTTGGATTAGCGATTCCTTTCCTGATTCTGTCCGTTTTTTCGGAATATGTTATGAAGCGGATACGTCGTTTATACAGGTACATGGGTGTCATCAAAATAACTTCCGGCTGTATTCTTATTGTCATGGGACTATTGTTAATGACAGACCGACTAAACAACTTGGTGACCTGGTTTCAATAATCATTGGAGGAATTTGGTATGAAGACGGCACGGAGATGGATGGTATCTGTAATCGTATACGCTGGAGTCCTGTTGATCTTGAGCGCATGTGGATCACAGCAAACTGAATCAAAACAAACGGGGTCATCATCAACCCCAGCATCAACATCCGATATGAGTTCATCAACCATGATGAACAAGGGTGAGACGGCTCCTGAATTTTCATTGCTTGATCTGAAAGGAAACACGGTTGGACTCTCTGATGTTCAAGGTAAGAAAGTGTATGTGAAATACTGGGCTTCCTGGTGTTCCATCTGCCTTGCGGGTTTGGAAGACCTGAACAATCTGGCTGGTCAAAACAATGATTTTCAAGTCATTACGATTGTGACGCCAGACTACAAAGGAGAGAAATCCTCCCAAGCGTTTACCGAATGGTTTGACCAACAGCCGTATGATAACATAACTGTTCTTTTGGATGAAAAAGGTGTATGGGCCAAGAAATTTGGCGTAAGAGCATATCCTAGTTCCTTTTATATTGGCTCTGATGGTATTTTAACGAAATCGCAGCCAGGGCATGCATCCAATGAACAGATCATGAAATCATTACAAGAGATTTTGTGAGAAAGGAGGAAGTGTCATGAAAAGGACGTTGCTGGGCCTGTGCCTCCTTGTTATAGCGATAGTTGTGTCTGCTTGTGGAAACAGGGCTGAGAGCCATTCAGCTTCATCTTCGATATCCACTCAACCTGTCAAGGCATCGAGTGTCTCCGAGGAAAACCTGAGTAACCTGTACTTGGCAGGAGGTTGTTTCTGGGGTGTGGAGGCATATATGGCTCGTATTCCGGGGGTTCAGGATGTGACTTCCGGTTATGCCAACGGTGAAGGAGAGAATCCAACCTATGAGGATGTTATACGCGGGGACCAGGGGTTTGCGGAGACCGTTCATGTGAAATATGATCCGCAGCAAGTATCTTTGCAGAAACTGCTTGAATCTTATTTTCGAGTTATTGATCCTACCAGCTTGAATAAGCAGGGCAACGATCGTGGCGTTCAGTATCGGACTGGCATATATTATACGTTGCCTGAAGATGCCAAAATCATTGAGCAGGCTGTAGCGGTAGAGCGAGAAAAATATGACCAACCCATTGTAACGGAAGTGATGCCTCTGCAGAATTATTATTTGGCGGAGGAGTACCATCAGGATTATTTGGAAAAAAATCCGAACGGATATTGTCACATTGATATGACTGTCCTGGATGACCTGGAGATTGGGATTGATCCCGCTCAATATCCACGTCCAACAGATGAACAATTAAAGAAACGATTAACAGACGAACAGTATGCGGTCACGGTAAACAATGATACGGAGCATGCGTTCAGTAACGAATACTGGAATAATGAAGAGCCCGGTCTGTACGTTGATATTGCAACGGGAGAGCCGTTATTCACCAGTCAGGATAAGTATGATTCCGGTTGCGGGTGGCCAAGTTTTACAAAACCGATTGTACCTGAGGTTGTTACCTATACAACGGATACGAGCTTTGGTATGGATCGCACGGAGGTACGAAGCCGGGCAGGTGACATCCACCTCGGTCATGTGTTCGATGATGGTCCCGAAGATCGCGGCGGCAAACGTTACTGTATTAATAGTTCATCGATCCGGTTTATTCCCTTAGACAAGATGGAGGAAGAACGATACGGATATTTATTGTCATTTGTCGAGTAGAGAAGGGCAGCTGACTTTATCAAAACATAATAAGGCCATAAGTTAGAACGGTTGAGATCTCTCTATGAGGGGGTTCGACCGTTTTTTATTTTGCGGCATCTAACAAAAACGGAGGTAGGCTTCTAAGATGGTTCCATCATTGTTATAATTGATAATCATTATCAATTATAGGCCGGTTTTTAGTCACAATGCCAAGGTATTGTGCATGTTTGATTGCTTAGGAGAGGGAGTTTATATGGGAATTCAGAATGACATCAAGCTGTGGGATCAGGTACAGGTTCGCGTGCTTGATGTGCGTCTTATATCACTCGCAACACACGAGTTCATACGCAATTATGTGTTACCAACCAGTGCATTTGTGTATGTTCAAGGCAGGGGGCAGGTCGGGCTGGACGAGGAGGTATGGACTACAGGCCAGTTCTTGCTGCTGCATGCGGGAAAAGGAAGACGTCTGACACTTGAAGCGACAGGGGTTATGGAGGTACATCTGATTTTGTACAAATCAACCTTGCCCTCCAACGTGCTTGTGGAGTACCGAATGATGTTGAACCAGCGTAATCCGTTTGAAGAGTCCTGGGCGACAGTGCCGGATCATACACTTGAGCTACGTGAGCTTGTGCGGAATATACATGAATGCTGGTCAGGGCAGGAGCGAGTGAGCAAAATTCAGGTCAAAGTGTATTTCTTTCAACTGGTACAGCTTGTCTTGTTACAGCGGAGTCGCATGTTTAACGAAGTTCAACAGCCTTCGCTTACCGATCAGGTTTTGCGATATATCAAAGCTCATTACCGGGAATCGATCTCACTTGATTCGCTTGCCCAGTCCTTGAGTTACAGTCCGCAATATGTATCACGCAAATTCAAGGAACAGACGGGATGTACACCGACAGAATATGTGATTCGGTTACGGATGGGTGAGGCAAGGAGTCTGCTTGCGTCCACAGAAGCTTCATTACAGGAGATTGCTGCGTATGTGGGTTATATGGACCCGTTTTATTTCAATCGTATATTCAAAAAAGAGACCGGTATCACACCAGGGCAATATCGGTTGAAACAGCAGGAAAACTCGAAATCAGTTTCGAAAAGTGCATTAAATGCAACAAATGAATCCATTGTAACAGGAGGGGATGAACGTTATCCTTTAATTGATGATGATAATCATTATCAATATAAGGGAGATGAGGAAATCAACATGTTTAACCATTTTAAATCAGCGATTATGTCGCTTGCGCTTGTACTCACATTGAGTGCTTGTGGAACAGCCCAGCAGGGGGCAGAAACATCCGAAGTTGCGGCTGAACCCGAACAACCGGCAGTCGTGGAGACCCAAATGGTAAATACGACCTTTGGTGAGGTAGAAATTCCTGCACATCCGGAGCGAGTTGCTGCTATTGATTATCTGGGAACGGTGCTTGCTCTTGGTGTCAAACCGATTGGTGGAGGACAATTTCTGATGAACAGCCCTTATCTGGAAGGCCACTTGGATGGTCTTGAGACAATAGGGGATTCCGTTGAACAATTGATGGAGCTGGAACCTGATCTTATTATTACATTGAATCCGGACAAGGCGGCTTATGAGAAATATAGCAAGATTGCTCCAACCGTTTCGATCGCATCCATCACTTTTCCGACACTCAAGGACGAAGTAAACTATTTCGGTAAAGTCCTTGGCAAAGAAGCGGAAGCAGAGAAGTGGCTGGCTGATTTTGATGAGGAGATTGCTAAAATCAAGCAGGAGGTGCAGAGTGTTGTTCCAGCTGATGCTACATTCTCCGTTATGCAGGAATATGATCGCCAAGTCTTCATTTTTGGCAATCAGTCGGGCCGGGGAGGGCGTAACATCTATGAATTGCTTGGTTTGCAAGCACCAAAGAACATTCCATCCGAGTTGATGCAGGGCGCCTATCATGAATTCTCCATAGAACTGCTCTCCAAATATGCCGGAGATTACATTGTGCTGACCAGCAAGTCTCAGTTGAAGGACCTTCAGGCAGATCCGATCTGGGGTTCATTGCCTGCTATCAAAAATGGAAAAGTATACATATGGACGGAAGAACAATCCTGGTTCCGTGACCCTATCGCCTTGTTGAAACAGACACAGGATCTGGCTGAATGGATTATTGGACTTAATACACCGTCTAAATAAGGAACTTCAAAAAACCGTGCCGCCCAGTTTGCTGAGCAGCACGGTTTTCATATTCGTATGTATGACTGAACAGTAGGAGGGGATTAGCTGCCTGTACGGAGATGAAATAACAGGGTGATTACCTAAAAGTTTATTCGCTCTTTTGTTCGTTCTGAATTTCTTGCAGATCCTCCAGCTGGAGTGTGAGGTCATTCTCGGGGTTTGCGCTTACAATGACTTCTGACTGTGATTGTTGCTGACCTGGCTGATTCGACTTGGCCTCAGGTTTGATCACGTAAAGACTTTGAACGGAGTTGAGCAGGCTGGCAGGGGTGTCTTCATACGTTTCCAGGAAGAGTACATAGTCTTTGGTAGGAATCAGCTTGAGGTTGTCATCATTAATAATCTCGGTGTTGCCTAGTTGTCCGCCAAGTTGCTTCACTTCAAGTTTTTCCCCGGCAGTGTAACCGCCTTTATAGGATTCAGCGACCTGAATCGTGTGGATCGTATAGATTTTGTCAAAAGAAGATGGCTCTCCGCCCGGATCGGACGCGGGGTTTAACTCGTTTTCATTGGCAGCATCAGTAACTTGTACAATATCGTTTATAGCTTCCACACGAGTCTCAACAACACTGCCTTTCACAATGGTATTTGCTCTCTCGGACAGGTCGCCAATGCTGGCATAACTCGGGTAATCTTCAGAAGCAATAATGGTCATGGGTGCATCGGATGGGGACGCGGCAGGTGTAACAGAAGAACATCCAACAGCAGATAAAATGAAAATGGAAGAGAGAAGCAGCGTTAATACTCGATTTTTGTTCATGGATAGGAATCCTCCTTGGATTTTAGAATAAGTTCGTAGCGGATTAGTACTTGGATCTTACGTTATTGATATCA
This window contains:
- a CDS encoding stalk domain-containing protein, which produces MMKTNKSKKVMVAAVLMMSMAFSGLASAADMKTIKKDGMELVQLRQAAKMYDYSIMWDSKDRSVTLMYMGKMDDMMMEDDMMMEETMMPAGKTIKLWIGSKKIMVDGMQVNLKSMPVIHEGNSYAAESVIKQYMMPAMGMK
- a CDS encoding redoxin family protein, with the translated sequence MKTARRWMVSVIVYAGVLLILSACGSQQTESKQTGSSSTPASTSDMSSSTMMNKGETAPEFSLLDLKGNTVGLSDVQGKKVYVKYWASWCSICLAGLEDLNNLAGQNNDFQVITIVTPDYKGEKSSQAFTEWFDQQPYDNITVLLDEKGVWAKKFGVRAYPSSFYIGSDGILTKSQPGHASNEQIMKSLQEIL
- the msrB gene encoding peptide-methionine (R)-S-oxide reductase MsrB, giving the protein MKRTLLGLCLLVIAIVVSACGNRAESHSASSSISTQPVKASSVSEENLSNLYLAGGCFWGVEAYMARIPGVQDVTSGYANGEGENPTYEDVIRGDQGFAETVHVKYDPQQVSLQKLLESYFRVIDPTSLNKQGNDRGVQYRTGIYYTLPEDAKIIEQAVAVEREKYDQPIVTEVMPLQNYYLAEEYHQDYLEKNPNGYCHIDMTVLDDLEIGIDPAQYPRPTDEQLKKRLTDEQYAVTVNNDTEHAFSNEYWNNEEPGLYVDIATGEPLFTSQDKYDSGCGWPSFTKPIVPEVVTYTTDTSFGMDRTEVRSRAGDIHLGHVFDDGPEDRGGKRYCINSSSIRFIPLDKMEEERYGYLLSFVE
- a CDS encoding response regulator transcription factor, which produces MNECVLVADDDTNITDVCRRYLEREGYLVVTAKDGLEAIELWHSQTPSLIVLDLMMPHKNGWEVCNEIRQTEDVPIVMLTARGEEQDRLMGLTMGADDYLTKPFSPRELVLRVKAILRRMRTAQASPVTTSEYTINYEGLTIDFTKREVHISGQAIELTVTEFEMLYLLASHPGQVFSRNQMLSKIWDFSYEGDTTTVTVHVRRLREKIEQNPSDPKYIKTVWGIGYKFAGGSS
- a CDS encoding ATP-binding protein gives rise to the protein MKLRTYLVLSSLTGIGVLLICLFISYSKMLLTIEQLYWLSAITAGVGLLSFILQYLLTKPLEKSIARITQQTIRIAEGDFHTEVPLIGTQEFKLLAQQFNEMSSKLKESFDHLHHSETARRELIANVSHDLRTPLASIQSFVEALEDDVIKDKETFQRYLNTIRLETKRLGGLIQDLFELSSLEAQGEVFDPQPCHVDELLLSTLESFSFHLAEKTLNVEIDLPDKLPAAVMMPAQMKRVLSNLLQNAIQYSPIEGKIILAAEEKGPFIRISVTDEGEGIEAEETSRIFERFYRIDKSRSKSNGGAGLGLAIAQSIVELHGGEIGVQSTKGEGSCFWFTLPIYVSC
- a CDS encoding AraC family transcriptional regulator, which encodes MGIQNDIKLWDQVQVRVLDVRLISLATHEFIRNYVLPTSAFVYVQGRGQVGLDEEVWTTGQFLLLHAGKGRRLTLEATGVMEVHLILYKSTLPSNVLVEYRMMLNQRNPFEESWATVPDHTLELRELVRNIHECWSGQERVSKIQVKVYFFQLVQLVLLQRSRMFNEVQQPSLTDQVLRYIKAHYRESISLDSLAQSLSYSPQYVSRKFKEQTGCTPTEYVIRLRMGEARSLLASTEASLQEIAAYVGYMDPFYFNRIFKKETGITPGQYRLKQQENSKSVSKSALNATNESIVTGGDERYPLIDDDNHYQYKGDEEINMFNHFKSAIMSLALVLTLSACGTAQQGAETSEVAAEPEQPAVVETQMVNTTFGEVEIPAHPERVAAIDYLGTVLALGVKPIGGGQFLMNSPYLEGHLDGLETIGDSVEQLMELEPDLIITLNPDKAAYEKYSKIAPTVSIASITFPTLKDEVNYFGKVLGKEAEAEKWLADFDEEIAKIKQEVQSVVPADATFSVMQEYDRQVFIFGNQSGRGGRNIYELLGLQAPKNIPSELMQGAYHEFSIELLSKYAGDYIVLTSKSQLKDLQADPIWGSLPAIKNGKVYIWTEEQSWFRDPIALLKQTQDLAEWIIGLNTPSK
- a CDS encoding glycoside hydrolase family 2 protein, with product MSTIQSHVFQNWTFKACEDQEWMPAQVPGCVHTDLLKLGKIPDPFYGTNEKEVQWIDKIDWEYQTEFDVAETLFSQEHLELVFDGLDTYADVYVNEVHVLSADNMFRVWKADVKAVLKGKGNILRIRFRSPIQEDLPKLEKLGYALPASNDQSDVGGLGDKRVSIFARKAPYHYGWDWGPRFVTSGIWREARLEGWTQVRINDVYIQQNEVSATSASLTAVVEVETSQAVDTIIRIGADGQRWERSVSLQPGTQTVEIPISIDEPKLWWSRGLGDPHMYTFLTEVLQGERAVAESTVKTGLRSIRLVRDKDEAGASFYFELNGVAVFAKGANHIPNDSFITEITHERYRHEIVSAAESNMNMLRVWGGGIYEQDVFYELCDEYGILVWQDFMFACSMYPGDEAFLNSVRHEAIDNVKRLRNHPSIALWCGNNEIDSAWAHYVENGGWGWKKEFTAELRESIWADYEAIFHDLLPEVVEAYAPGVDYWPSSPLVSLTGDETQHAHPSTAEGDIHYWGVWHNVEPFENYNVHVGRFMSEYGFQSFPEYKSVRTYAEEEDLALESEVMLAHQKNGAGNRLIKQYMDMYMHESKDFPSFLYMSQVLQAEAMKTAIEAHRRRKPFCMGTLYWQMNDCWPVASWAGMDYLGRWKALQYYAKRSFSDVLVSVDGTKEDTTDIYIISDQLQPVKGQLQIRLLGFDGTVHRNETHDVTLASNTGDQVLSLRNAEWLEGHDTANTLLRLDLKQEGAANIVQEHYFVPSKDLALQPANINVSGGADENGVHLVLESDVLAKQVWLSSDVEGVFSDNFFDLIPGIPVKVHFTSREGMQSNDVISNPGPIEVRSMIDFIRLT
- a CDS encoding cytochrome c biogenesis protein CcdA; the protein is MNDLTSDLVFLFGVFGAGLLSFFAPCILPLIPVYVSYLSGSMVNGTNQQQSDTNAVQLRSTLVLRTFLFVLGLSLVFVLLGFGSGIVGNMISSPVFIAICGAIVVLFGIYQTGLIRLSWLERERKLSSDQTKRGGYVGAFLLGLTFSFGWTPCIGPVLAAILGIAAGEGSPLYGGFLMFLYTLGLAIPFLILSVFSEYVMKRIRRLYRYMGVIKITSGCILIVMGLLLMTDRLNNLVTWFQ